Proteins encoded by one window of Rutidosis leptorrhynchoides isolate AG116_Rl617_1_P2 chromosome 7, CSIRO_AGI_Rlap_v1, whole genome shotgun sequence:
- the LOC139857652 gene encoding adenylate kinase 4 — protein MASSAAVNLEDVQSVDLMTELLRRMKCSTKPDKRLILVGPPGSGKGTQSPIIKDEYCLCHLATGDMLRAAVAAKTPLGIKAKEAMDNGQLVSDDLVVGIIDDALKKPSCQKGFILDGFPRTVVQAEKLDEMLEKRGAKVDKVLNFAIDDAILEERITGRWVHLPSGRSYHSKFAPPKVPGRDDVTGEPLVQRKDDTAAVLKSRLEAFHKQTEPVIDYYNKKNIVANLHAEKPPKEVTVEVQKVLS, from the exons ATGGCAAGCTCTGCGGCGGTGAATTTAGAGGATGTTCAATCGGTAGATCTAATGACGGAACTTCTCCGCCGTATGAAATGTTCTACTAAACCTGACAAACGCCTCATTCTCGTCG GACCCCCTGGATCTGGAAAAGGCACACAGTCACCTATAATTAAAGATGAATACTGTTTGTGCCACTTGGCTACTGGTGATATGCTAAGAGCTGCTGTTGCTGCTAAAACCCCTCTTGGAATCAAGGCGAAAGAGGCTATGGACAAT GGACAACTTGTGTCGGATGACTTAGTTGTGGGGATAATTGATGATGCATTGAAGAAGCCTTCATGTCAAAAAGGCTTCATTCTTGATGGCTTTCCAAGGACAGTTGTTCAGGCAGAAAAG CTCGATGAGATGCTCGAAAAGAGAGGGGCTAAAGTTGACAAGGTGCTTAACTTTGCAATAGATGATGCAATCTTAGAGGAAAGAATTACTGGTCGTTGGGTCCATCTACCTAGTGGTCGAAGTTACCACTCAAAATTTGCTCCCCCTAAAGTTCCTGGCAGAGATGAT GTCACTGGAGAACCTTTAGTTCAACGTAAGGATGACACCGCAGCTGTTCTCAAGTCAAGACTTGAAGCGTTCCATAAACAAACTGAGCCG GTTATTGATTACTACAACAAGAAGAACATTGTTGCAAACCTTCATGCAGAAAAACCACCAAAAGAGGTCACAGTTGAGGTCCAGAAAGTGCTATCATAA